The Phoenix dactylifera cultivar Barhee BC4 chromosome 12, palm_55x_up_171113_PBpolish2nd_filt_p, whole genome shotgun sequence genome has a window encoding:
- the LOC103696399 gene encoding uncharacterized protein LOC103696399: protein MQNSDDEKLGVNPHGKQDSDLISGIPIKKRPLILAQSPPPPPQTPSSRDNDCGKPQKNLHCLGTKPAVSETDGLPASGTDFTVKGSSSESISDTNIVANQEGRSGLSHHEEGLNMAPSSDKGTCAGSTLQLSTLKELLDLPVSERSTGGVFVPSDKSAFHRVLGNTAFQMTLKGPFTLSNDAQTSERSSAKLEKLEICCDHSSADKQQCLQSRCSSAEAKGDSAFPYSNRSNWDLNTTMDTWEGSLNDPNHETGGYEAGLVSTFSRESNWTDETLGNCQHLNVEHLMSSNSLLPINELHNSAPCLSSQCKSVSNSEYCTTSGAACPSVRLNSITEMPLPSSLVKPIPPTCNSKLPTCGAVKAEPCDESSDSDARKVETSYMKAAGCKDVKTEQCKRLGDAVKATGDGDLKSACKVAVKSKPLENQTQQNLGRWNEKSFKIGLNYNFLTPGSTDMSQRESEYFNEASSLISESQVLSTNHDGSELPLGCIPPNVKENVGGATEHSVQTLNLHNYMPCNGGEIPISTGLPQNAGGIVNKCSNMFSEAHISGAEDLKSAKEAWETAEAKSNGTVKVIAQLRCSDGVSYHSSESTVADELHAGLHGNSKVDEVQEVKIAVSAEIKEESHDNKYKADSSCHDTGAINIVRNQSGKIDDYEDGEVMDAALHCGFEGSCEEGKEKQVNATSDADPIHHLDVSIMMPSSADVQENRIENLDKLNNVQGTEEGDVGLCDDRNDDGINKTTNAHEFAAVGGVISGSSEKRLIKTISNNCWDQSKRDKDPETKSPSDGSLHAGTIKEGSRGEIVRQLEKNSRGSDSLQAKASVLSKTESDKNVDGIKHVGSNRGRIIDLKSAGDGLASGKPKSLADKPLSSLPVREDAIGKLRRQDKSHYWGSRDENGIDRSRKFESKKNYEWLVAKHGSDFRRIRSKERNEIRSSHDERNSDPGHLLEQVNSSSGYRFPGPRYASEVVSRGSIGNAGRMARKPISDEFQTSSHMRYKRRSPGERGREPVGIQMIHHLHPMRGISPSRRIGRDVPDFELLAREENLLRNLPNDMVKPPFLLHPHSQYEQAEGTVNRRVRRSLSPIRQGGSKHRPHMFSEISPMSDMRSLHQWSPCRRSSDVLDGHPELIRCRSPPVVGLGGMRPPHQHAYFMEDMMVREQGSPPYVARLPGDMVDIGPSREHDYRRSVRHPSRNFRRFELIDSCEIADEELCSPLLRRQFHEPAGDDDYSADRRKYEERHEPVRSTRHHFSIRDDNSVNFDFHAENDLRNFRHCREANEQVPERGSLGNFDRNIRNRLGNAFSRLRGVEEPQDNYRYHEEPRRRHDASYSNGRPKRRRF from the exons ATGCAGAATTCTGATGATGAAAAG CTTGGGGTCAATCCTCATGGCAAACAGGATAGTGATTTGATTTCAGGTATACCCATCAAGAAAAGGCCCTTGATTTTAGCTCAATCTCCGCCGCCTCCACCTCAAACACCATCTTCGCGAGATAACGATTGTGGTAAACCACAAAAGAATCTTCATTGCTTGGGGACAAAGCCTGCTGTTTCGGAAACTGATGGACTGCCAGCTTCAGGGACCGACTTTACCGTCAAGGGTTCTTCCTCTGAATCTATAAGTGACACAAACATAGTTGCAAATCAAGAAGGTcgttctggtttatctcatcatgAAGAGGGGCTAAATATGGCTCCTAGTTCTGATAAGGGAACATGTGCTGGAAGCACGCTACAACTATCAACACTGAAGGAACTGCTTGATCTTCCTGTAAGTGAAAGAAGTACTGGAGGGGTGTTTGTTCCAAGTGATAAGTCCGCATTTCACAGAGTTTTAGGTAATACAGCATTTCAAATGACACTTAAAGGGCCATTTACACTGTCCAACGATGCGCAAACTAGTGAAAGGAGTTCGGCAAAGCTAGAGAAACTAGAAATCTGTTGTGATCATTCTTCAGCTGACAAACAGCAATGTCTTCAAAGCAGATGTAGCAGTGCTGAAGCAAAAGGTGACTCTGCATTTCCATACTCAAATAGGTCAAATTGGGATCTGAATACTACAATGGACACATGGGAAGGCTCCTTGAATGACCCAAACCATGAAACTGGTGGGTACGAGGCAGGTCTTGTGTCAACATTTTCTAGGGAATCTAATTGGACTGATGAGACACTTGGAAACTGTCAGCATTTAAATGTTGAACACCTAATGTCATCCAACTCATTATTGCCTATAAATGAGCTCCACAACTCAGCGCCTTGCCTAAGCTCACAATGTAAATCAGTAAGCAATTCTGAGTATTGCACTACTTCGGGTGCTGCTTGTCCTTCTGTTAGACTTAACTCTATTACAGAAATGCCTCTTCCAAGTTCATTGGTGAAACCTATTCCCCCAACCTGCAATTCAAAGTTGCCTACTTGTGGAGCTGTAAAAGCTGAACCATGTGATGAAAGCAGTGATTCGGATGCCAGGAAAGTCGAAACAAGTTACATGAAAGCAGCTGGTTgtaaagatgtaaaaactgaacaATGCAAACGTTTAGGAGATGCAGTGAAAGCAACAGGTGATGGTGAtctaaaatcagcatgcaaagtAGCTGTAAAATCAAAGCCACTTGAGAATCAAACTCAACAGAACCTTGGGAGGTGGAatgaaaaatcatttaagatcgggctcaattataattttttgacACCTGGTAGTACAGACATGTCCCAGCGTGAAAGTGAATATTTTAACGAGGCCTCAAGCTTGATATCTGAATCTCAGGTTTTGAGCACTAATCATGATGGGTCAGAGCTGCCTCTGGGATGCATTCCTCCGAATGTGAAAGAGAATGTTGGTGGGGCCACAGAACATTCTGTTCAAACTCTTAACCTCCATAATTATATGCCATGCAATGGTGGAGAGATTCCTATCAGTACCGGCCTTCCCCAAAATGCAGGCGGAATTGTCAACAAATGTTCGAATATGTTTTCAGAAGCCCACATTTCTGGGGCTGAGGATTTAAAATCTGCCAAGGAAGCATGGGAGACAGCTGAAGCCAAGTCAAATGGTACTGTCAAGGTTATTGCACAACTGCGCTGCTCAGATGGTGTTAGTTATCATTCCTCTGAATCTACTGTAGCAGATGAACTTCATGCAGGCTTGCATGGAAATAGCAAGGTAGATGAGGTCCAGGAGGTGAAGATTGCTGTATCTgctgagatcaaagaagaatcACATGACAATAAATACAAAGCAGATAGTTCTTGTCATGACACTGGTGCTATAAATATTGTTCGTAATCAGAGTGGCAAAATTGATGATTATGAAGACGGTGAAGTGATGGATGCAGCATTGCATTGTGGATTTGAAGGTTCTTGTgaggaaggaaaagagaaacAGGTAAATGCTACAAGTGATGCTGATCCGATTCATCATCTTGATGTTTCCATCATGATGCCTTCAAGTGCAGATGTACAGGAAAACAGAATAGAGAATTTGGACAAGTTAAATAATGTTCAAGGCACTGAAGAGGGTGATGTTGGTCTATGCGATGACAGGAATGATGATGGCATCAATAAAACAACAAATGCTCATGAATTTGCAGCTGTTGGAGGCGTAATTTCTGGGTCTTCTGAAAAGAGGCTCATTAAGACCATTTCTAATAATTGTTGGGATCAATCAAAGAGAGACAAGGACCCCGAAACAAAATCGCCATCTGATGGTTCTCTTCATGCAGGAACAATCAAAGAAGGTAGTCGGGGTGAGATTGTCAGACAATTGGAGAAGAATTCGAGGGGATCTGATTCTCTGCAAGCTAAAGCTTCTGTTTTGTCCAAAACAGAATCAGATAAAAATGTTGACGGAATAAAACATGTTGGTAGTAACCGAGGGCGCATTATTGATCTGAAGTCTGCAGGAGATGGATTAGCATCTGGAAAACCAAAATCTTTGGCTGACAAGCCATTATCGTCACTACCGGTGAGGGAAGATGCCATTGGTAAATTACGGAGGCAAGATAAATCACATTACTGGGGGAGTAG aGATGAAAACGGCATTGACAGATCCAGGAAATTTGAAAGCAAGAAGAACTATGAGTGGTTAGTTGCAAAACATGGATCAGATTTCAGACGCATTAGGAGTAAAGAGCGCAACGAGATAAGATCATCACATGATGAAAGAAACTCTGATCCTGGGCATTTATTGGAACAAGTTAATAGTTCAAGTGGTTACCGATTTCCTGGACCTAGATATGCATCTGAAGTTGTGTCCAGGGGGTCTATTGGAAATGCTGGTAGGATGGCAAGGAAGCCCATCAGTGATGAATTTCAGACCTCCTCTCATATGCGTTATAAAAGGCGTTCTCCTGGGGAAAGAGGACGAGAACCAGTTGGCATTCAAATGATCCACCATCTTCATCCTATGAGGGGTATCAGCCCTAGCAGGCGCATTGGTAGAGATGTTCCTGATTTTGAACTACTGGCTCGTGAAGAAAACCTATTGAGGAACTTGCCAAATGACATGGTGAAGCCTCCTTTTCTCTTGCACCCACATTCGCAATATGAACAAGCAGAGGGCACTGTCAACCGTCGAGTAAGGAGGAGCCTATCACCTATTCGGCAAGGAGGCTCAAAACATAGACCTCACATGTTCTCAGAAATTTCTCCAATGTCTGATATGCGTTCTCTGCATCAGTGGTCCCCATGCAGAAGATCATCTGATGTCTTAGATGGACATCCAGAGCTAATCCGCTGCAGGTCTCCACCAGTTGTCGGGCTTGGTGGAATGAGGCCACCTCATCAGCATGCTTATTTTATGGAAGATATGATGGTCAGAGAGCAGGGTTCTCCCCCTTATGTTGCACGGTTACCTGGTGATATGGTAGATATTGGTCCTTCAAGGGAGCATGATTATCGAAGGTCTGTTAGGCATCCTTCAAGGAATTTTCGAAGGTTTGAATTGATTGACTCTTGTGAAATTGCAGATGAAGAACTTTGTTCACCGTTGCTCCGCAGACAATTTCATGAACCTGCAGGAGATGATGACTATTCTGCTGATCGAAGAAAGTACGAAGAGAGGCATGAACCTGTTCGTTCTACGAGGCACCATTTCAGCATTCGTGATGATAATAGCGTGAATTTTGATTTTCACGCTGAGAATGATCTTCGGAATTTTAGGCATTGTCGTGAAGCTAATGAACAAGTTCCTGAAAGAGGCAGCTTGGGGAATTTTGACAGAAATATTAGAAACCGACTAGGAAATGCATTTAGCAGACTGAGAGGCGTTGAAGAGCCCCAAGATAACTATAGATATCACGAAGAGCCGAGAAGACGGCATGACGCCAGCTACAGTAATGGTAGACCAAAGAGGAGAAGATTCTAG
- the LOC103697782 gene encoding ABC transporter G family member 6 produces MARLLPFLDRGSSPMGDSEENVRNGLLHSPAAGRPPTLGELLKRVGDAHDGAGSDSGTSCDGSSASPDHVVELDDVSVGHLRGRPLPFVLAFTNLAYSVKTPKKLAFPSLFRRRRSHSATSGTKTLLDSISGEAREGEILAVLGASGSGKSTLIDALANRIAKGSLKGSITLNGEALESRLLKVISAYVMQDDLLFPMLTVEETLMFAAEFRLPRSLSAAKKRARVHALIDQLGLLPAARTIIGDEGHRGVSGGERRRVSIGTDIIHDPIILFLDEPTSGLDSTSAFMVVQVLQRIARSGSVVVMSVHQPSYRILGLLDRLIFLSRGRTVYSGPPDGLPVFFAEFGHPIPENENRTEFALDLIRELETSGPTGSKPLVDFNRSWQLMKLPPGRRFPGAHLSLKDAISASISRGKLVYGATDGPGSASSVPTFANPFWIEMGVLTKRSFTNTRRMPELFLIRLGAVLVTGFILATIFWRLDSSPRGVQERLGFFAFSMSTMYYTCADALPVFLQERYIFMRETAYNAYRRSSYVLSNAVVGFPSLVLLSAAFAATTFFAVGLAGGFSGFAFFFLIILASFWAGSGFVTFLSGVVPHVMLGYTVVVAILAYFLLFSGFFINRDRIPGYWIWFHYLSLVKYPYEAVLRNEFGMAAECFVRGEQIFDNTPFGNMPGEMKQRVLGAISGALGTRITSGTCVTTGEDILRQQGITQLGKWDCLWVTVAWGFFFRVLFYFSLLIGSKNKRR; encoded by the coding sequence ATGGCCCGACTCCTACCCTTTCTCGACCGGGGATCGTCTCCGATGGGCGACTCCGAGGAGAACGTCCGCAACGGCCTCCTCCACTCCCCCGCCGCTGGCCGACCCCCGACCCTGGGCGAGCTCCTCAAGCGCGTCGGCGACGCCCACGACGGCGCAGGCAGCGACAGCGGCACCTCCTGCGACGGCTCCTCCGCGTCTCCGGACCACGTCGTCGAGCTCGATGATGTGTCCGTCGGCCACCTCCGCGGTCGCCCCCTCCCCTTCGTCCTCGCCTTCACTAATCTCGCCTACAGCGTCAAGACCCCGAAGAAGCTCGCTTTCCCCTCCCTCTTCCGCCGCCGCAGGTCCCATTCCGCCACGAGCGGTACCAAGACTCTCTTGGATTCGATCTCCGGCGAGGCGAGGGAGGGCGAGATCCTTGCCGTCCTGGGCGCCAGTGGATCGGGGAAGTCGACCCTGATCGACGCCCTGGCTAACCGGATCGCCAAGGGGAGCCTCAAGGGTTCCATAACCCTGAACGGAGAAGCGCTAGAGAGCCGCCTCCTCAAAGTGATCTCCGCGTACGTGATGCAGGACGATCTCCTGTTTCCCATGCTGACCGTGGAGGAGACGCTGATGTTCGCCGCCGAGTTCCGTCTCCCCCGGTCGCTCTCCGCCGCCAAGAAGCGCGCCCGCGTCCATGCCCTTATCGACCAGCTCGGCCTCCTCCCCGCCGCCCGCACCATCATCGGCGACGAGGGCCACCGTGGCGTCTCCGGCGGAGAGCGCCGCCGCGTCTCCATCGGCACCGATATTATCCACGACCCCATCATCCTCTTCCTCGACGAGCCCACCTCCGGCCTCGACTCCACCAGCGCCTTCATGGTCGTCCAAGTGCTGCAAAGAATCGCCCGGAGCGGCAGTGTCGTTGTCATGTCCGTCCATCAGCCAAGCTACCGCATCCTGGGCCTCCTCGACCGTCTGATCTTCCTGTCCCGTGGGCGGACGGTGTACAGCGGGCCCCCGGACGGGCTCCCGGTTTTCTTCGCCGAGTTCGGCCACCCGATCCCGGAGAACGAGAACCGGACCGAGTTCGCCCTGGACCTGATCCGCGAGCTGGAGACCTCCGGTCCGACCGGGTCGAAGCCGCTGGTCGACTTCAACCGGTCGTGGCAGCTCATGAAGCTCCCCCCGGGGCGCCGCTTCCCTGGGGCCCACCTCTCCCTGAAGGACGCCATCAGCGCCTCCATCTCGCGCGGCAAGCTCGTCTACGGCGCCACCGACGGGCCGGGTTCGGCCTCCTCCGTCCCAACATTCGCTAACCCGTTTTGGATCGAGATGGGCGTCCTGACGAAAAGGTCCTTCACAAATACCCGGCGAATGCCGGAGCTATTCCTGATCCGGCTCGGCGCCGTGCTCGTCACCGGCTTCATCTTAGCCACAATTTTTTGGCGGCTCGACAGCTCGCCCAGGGGCGTCCAGGAGCGGCTCGGCTTCTTCGCGTTCTCGATGTCCACCATGTACTACACGTGCGCGGATGCCCTCCCGGTATTCCTCCAAGAGCGGTACATCTTTATGCGGGAGACCGCGTACAACGCCTACCGTCGCTCCTCGTACGTGCTATCCAACGCCGTGGTCGGGTTCCCCTCGCTGGTCCTCCTGTCCGCCGCCTTCGCCGCCACCACTTTCTTCGCCGTCGGCCTCGCCGGCGGCTTCTCCGGCttcgccttcttcttccttataATCCTTGCCTCCTTCTGGGCCGGGAGCGGCTTCGTCACCTTCTTATCCGGGGTGGTACCCCACGTCATGCTGGGATATACCGTGGTGGTGGCTATTCTGGCTTACTTCCTGCTATTCAGTGGGTTTTTCATCAACCGGGATAGGATACCGGGGTACTGGATATGGTTCCACTATTTATCTTTGGTGAAGTACCCGTACGAGGCGGTGCTGAGGAACGAGTTCGGGATGGCGGCGGAGTGCTTCGTGAGAGGGGAGCAGATCTTCGACAACACGCCGTTTGGGAATATGCCGGGGGAGATGAAGCAGAGGGTGCTGGGAGCGATAAGCGGGGCGCTGGGGACGAGGATAACGAGCGGGACGTGCGTGACCACGGGGGAGGATATCCTGAGGCAGCAGGGGATAACGCAGCTGGGGAAGTGGGATTGCTTGTGGGTGACGGTGGCGTGGGGGTTCTTCTTTCGGGTGCTATTTTATTTTAGTCTTTTGATTGGAAGTAAGAACAAGAGGAGATAG
- the LOC103696411 gene encoding chalcone--flavonone isomerase: MGEGAVALPKLEVEGFVFPPVVRPPGSSKTLFLGGAGVRGLEIGGRFITFTAIGVYLEDEAIRSLSGKWRGKTADELAASVDFFRDIVAGSFEKFTRVTMVLPLTGQQYSEKVSENCVAAWKAAGIYTEAEGMAIEKFKEAFKAETYGPGSSILFTHSPSGALTIASSEDGSMPEAGRVVIENKALCGAILESIIGEHGVSPAAKRSLAVRLSELLKESQDGEEKVGNPVPVRA, translated from the exons ATGGGAGAAGGAGCGGTGGCGCTACCCAAACTAGAGGTCGAGGGGTTCGTCTTCCCTCCGGTCGTCCGTCCCCCGGGTTCCTCCAAGACTCTCTTCCTCGGCGGGGCAG GTGTGAGGGGTTTGGAGATCGGGGGCCGGTTCATTACGTTCACGGCCATCGGCGTCTATCTCGAGGACGAGGCGATCCGGTCGCTCTCGGGCAAGTGGAGAGGGAAGACCGCCGATGAGCTCGCCGCCTCGGTCGATTTCTTCCGCGATATCGTCGCCG GTTCCTTCGAGAAGTTCACCAGAGTGACCATGGTCCTGCCGCTGACCGGCCAGCAGTACTCGGAGAAGGTGTCCGAGAACTGCGTCGCCGCATGGAAGGCTGCCGGTATCTACACCGAAGCCGAAGGCATGGCTATCGAGAAGTTCAAAGAGGCCTTCAAGGCCGAGACCTACGGTCCTGGCTCCTCCATCCTCTTCACTCACTCCCCTTCCGGCGCTCTCACT ATTGCATCGTCGGAGGATGGGTCGATGCCTGAAGCTGGGCGTGTGGTTATAGAGAACAAGGCTCTGTGCGGTGCAATTCTGGAGTCCATAATAGGAGAGCATGGGGTCTCCCCTGCAGCAAAGAGGAGTTTGGCGGTGCGACTGTCGGAGCTCTTGAAGGAATCCCAGGATGGAGAGGAGAAGGTGGGGAATCCGGTGCCTGTGAGAGCATGA
- the LOC103696420 gene encoding protein CANDIDATE G-PROTEIN COUPLED RECEPTOR 7-like: MAKLSLLPLLLLFFSLISSSVAEIKTLKINADTRPIILFEKFGFTHQGFVTISVSDVSFTSSLAAPDPSLFGFFLLSDESLIQATYESQQQQQQQNPNPNSNPSCILSSTYVRLLFKFNDLAAPNFNFYNNSFPITHPDEYSLFFANCNPESQVSMAVHTEMYNVRPDGSRDYLSVGQYPLPSLYFVFALVYVAFLAVWISYLIKNRLSSHRIHLLMAGLVLTKVLNLLFAAEDQHYVRVTGTPHGWDVLFYLFQFLKGVLLFTVIVLIGTGWSFLKPFLQEKEKKVLMIVIPLQVIANIASIVIGETGPFIQDWVTWNQVFLLIDVICCCAVLFPIIWSIRSLRETSKTDGKAARNLAKLTLFRQFYIVVIGYLYFTRIVVYALRTIASYKYRWVSVAVEETASLAFYIFMFYMFRPVERNQYFVLDDEEEEAAEVALRDEEFEL; the protein is encoded by the coding sequence ATGGCTAAGctttctctccttcctctcctcctcctctttttctcctTGATCTCGTCGTCCGTTGCCGAGATCAAAACCCTAAAGATCAACGCCGACACCCGCCCCATCATTCTCTTCGAGAAGTTCGGCTTCACCCACCAAGGCTTCGTCACCATCAGCGTCTCCGACGTCTCCTTCACCTCCTCCCTCGCCGCCCCCGACCCCTCCCTCTTcggcttcttcctcctctctgacgaGAGCCTCATCCAGGCCACCTACGAAtcccagcagcagcagcagcagcaaaaccctaaccctaattccAACCCCAGCTGCATCCTCTCCAGCACTTACGTCCGCCTTCTCTTCAAATTCAACGATCTCGCCGCCCCCAACTTCAATTTCTACAACAATTCCTTCCCCATAACCCATCCCGATGAGTACAGCCTCTTCTTCGCTAACTGCAACCCCGAGTCCCAGGTCTCCATGGCCGTCCACACTGAGATGTACAATGTCCGCCCCGACGGTTCCCGCGACTACCTCTCCGTCGGCCAGTaccccctcccctccctctATTTCGTCTTCGCCCTCGTCTACGTCGCCTTTCTCGCCGTCTGGATCTCCTACCTCATCAAGAACCGCCTCTCCTCCCATCGGATCCACCTCCTCATGGCCGGCCTCGTTCTCACCAAGGTCCTCAACCTCCTCTTCGCCGCCGAGGACCAGCACTACGTCCGCGTCACCGGCACCCCCCACGGCTGGGACGTCCTCTTCTACCTCTTCCAGTTCCTTAAAGGTGTTCTCTTGTTCACCGTCATCGTCCTCATCGGCACCGGCTGGTCCTTCCTCAAGCCCTTCCtccaagagaaggagaagaaggtccTCATGATCGTGATCCCGCTCCAGGTCATCGCGAACATTGCTTCGATTGTGATCGGCGAGACTGGGCCCTTCATCCAGGACTGGGTCACCTGGAACCAGGTCTTCCTCCTCATCGACGTCATCTGCTGCTGCGCCGTCCTGTTCCCGATCATCTGGTCTATCCGGTCCCTCCGCGAGACGTCCAAGACCGATGGGAAGGCTGCAAGGAATCTGGCCAAGCTCACTCTTTTCAGGCAGTTCTACATTGTGGTCATTGGTTACTTGTACTTCACGAGGATCGTGGTGTATGCGCTCCGGACGATCGCATCGTATAAGTACCGGTGGGTGAGCGTGGCAGTGGAGGAGACTGCAAGCCTTGCTTTCTATATCTTTATGTTTTATATGTTTAGGCCGGTTGAGAGGAACCAGTACTTTGTACTTGATGatgaagaggaagaggcggCGGAGGTGGCTCTCAGGGACGAAGAGTTTGAGCTCTGA